The window atataGAGCAAATGAATAATTAACTAAGGGAAGTTTTcgattttattgaatttagaaTGCATTGTGCGTGCTGGTGAGAGCAAAATAATACTGAAACTttaacaaaacagaaaataaaaaaattgacgaTGACAGCTTAACAAATACCatactcttatttttattcaaataactaattttttagatTGACAAATGACCAGTTAACCTAGTCCCTAACTAGAAAACATTCAATGGAACTTTCTTATTATACATTGGGACAGAAAACATGtgcttaacatttttttttgttaagaatTAGATATAGTtggattaaattagtaatatagtagtactaaagtATATTAATAGAGAAAAGAAATGGacccaaaaatttaattgatagtAATACTACAATTTATCATTAGCAGCCGGTAACCGGTCACACTGTACCTACTCTTCAACACAATTGAATGATTTTcctattttgaaaaaaatcaattgtCCAAACTCTCCCGCCATCTATTAAAGTCaataaaagtgtaaaataatagtgtgattttttttcataaatatgtgaaacattttttttaaaacactcaTAACCAATTTGAGTGGTCAAATAGTATCAATAAATAGTATGATAATGGAACGCATTACGACACATTAATGTACGattaaaaactaataaaatctCTAACCACCGTAAATGGAAACATTTTCCAGCCTTGGTGTATTTAATGATTGAGTTCATTTCAAGAATAAacaaataagtaataaaaaataatctctaCTCGTTGGCCACAATCGTACATTAATTCATTCACATGAAACAACttagaaaaaaacaagaacaacaacaaaaaaccgaaatacatatatattctcAAACAAGAAATGTACTTTACCATAAATTAGTTAACATATATATGCAACCACTATCAACAAGTTGCAAACTTTTGTGAGCAAATCGGTCAAATATGCCGGATAactgaaaatattaaatttaaggGAAAATAGCGGTAAAAATTGTATATAGTCTGATCAAATTATATTCCATTCTGCAATTTTAAAATCGGTCGAAAAAATCATGAAGTACATGAAGTTTGTATTTGtaagtagtaaaattatacTGATATGACAACTACGATCATACATGGACGTCATTTGTTGTAAGTTAAACGATATCGCCCATTCATAATAATGGGCATCGCTTGTTAGAAAAACATcgaattattttgttattgaatgattatgaataaatccaaatcacataatttttcaactaattttaaaattatgggataaattagaatttgatcaaaattaatgattattcCTATAATTTGCTCTGAATTTAGGAAGGGACATAAGTCCATGCATATGTTCTATCCGCAGCGACGACTCATTATTAGcttgatatataaaataataaaagggCAGCCGTCGCTTTTGTTTTGTTGGGAACAAGTCAATTCATGTAAACTTTGAATCCACCTTATAAATACTCATCACAATTTCCTTCCAATCTCAACAAacacaagaaaatatttacacacaaaaacaattaaaacatcaagaaaactaaagaagaaatgTTGTCGGCTTCAAAGCTTTTGTTCCTCTGTTTCTTAGGTATTGTTCTGCTCGGAGGAGTAACGCCGAGCCATGCCGCAGTTCGTCGCTATAGGTTTGAAGTAAGTATAAGAAGACATCATAATTactaagtatttttttagtaatattgatttaattaaaagctAATCAAACTCTAATTAACTTGTTGCAGCTGAGAAACTCTACACACTCTAGGCTTTGCACGAACAAGACCATGCTAACGATAAACGGACAGTTCCCGGGGCCAACGATATATGCTAGAAGGGGAGATTTGGTCATAGTCGATCTCATTAATAGGGCTGACCATAATATAACCATTCACtggtaaaaaatattactgtaTCGTGTTCTTGACATGTtatatcattaaatatatttttgctaGTACTGATTTTTTTGTATGTTATAGGCATGGGGTCAAAATGCCGAGGTATCCATGGTCAGATGGCCCAGAGTTTGTGACACAATGCCCTGTTAGCCCTGGCACGAGGTTTAGCCAGCGGATTGTCTTGTCGGACGAGGAAGGAACTCTGTGGTGGCACGCTCATAGCGAGTGGTATCGCAATTCTGTTTATGGTGCCCTTGTTATTTTGCCTCCGAGGAGAGAGAGTTATCCTTTTCCTAAGCCTCATCATGAAGTTCCCATCTTACTAGGTTTGTATGCGCTTTGTTACGGACTTCAGTGCAAGGAAACTTATCTCAACCTGATTATGAATTTGGAACGTGTATTGCAGGAGACTGGTTTAATGGCGATATTCAGGAAATTATGGAGGAGTTCCTCGGTAGTGGAAGCGACCCAGAAGTTTCCAATTCTTTCCTCATCAATGGCCAACCCGGGGACTTGTATCCGTGCTCAAGACAAGGTGGATTTTTATTTACGAATTTCAGTACAAGAAAACATGTCCCACATCAATTGTGTATGGCAATTGACATGGGTTTAGTTTATAGGAAAAAATGAGTGTTTTTACCATTTCTGGGAtaactttttttgtttggtcAACTTTTATTAAGAAACCTGGTGTTGGTCACAGATACATTCAGGTTAAAAGTGGAGAGCGGAAAGACCTACCTCCTGCGCATCGTAAACGCAGTGATGAACAACATCATGTTCTTCAAAATCGCGAACCACAACGTGACCGTGGTGGGCACTGACGCCGCCTACACGAAGCGCCTGACGAGCGACTACATCGCGATATCCCCCGGCCAGACCATGGACCTCCTCCTCGTCGCCAACCAGCCCCCGAGCCACTACTACATGGCCTCAAGAGCCTACGCCAGCGGCGGGGACTTCGAcaacaccaccaccaccgccatcCTCGAGTACGCCGGCAACTACACCCCTCCCGCCTCCCCGGCCCTCCCCTCCTTCCCGCCGTTCAACAGCACCGCCGCCTCCCACAACTTCACCACCCAATTAAGAAGCCTAGCAAACAAAAAGTACCCTGTCGACGTCCCCAAGAACATCTCCGACATCCTCTTCTTCACCCTCTCCATCAACCTCCGCCCCTGCGCGAACGACTCCTGCGAGGGGCCGTTCTCGGAGAGGCTGATGGCGAGCGTCAACAACGTGACCCTCCAGCTGCCGAGGACGGATTTCCTCCAGGCTTATTACAGAAGGATCAATGGCGTCTACACCACCGATTTCCCGGACAACCCGGCCTTCCCCTTCAACTACACGCAGCAGACCATTCCTAGAGATCTCGCCCGCCCGCAGAATGGGACCTCCGTCAACATCCTCGACTTCAACGCGACTGTCGAGCTCGTGTTCCAAGGTACAAATCTCGTTGGAGGAATCGATCACCCCATGCATCTGCACGGGTACAGCTTCTACGTAGTTGGATCCGGGTTCGGGAACTTCAACCGGACCCGGGACCCGCCCAACTATAATCTCGTCGACCCGCCGTTGATGGAGACCATCGCCGTGCCGAGAAATGGATGGACTGCGATTAGGTTCAAGGCTAATAATCcaggtttatatttaattaattattttgcatttgattaattttattaatgagTTATGATTAATTGTTGGTTGGTGTGTTTGTAGGAGTGTGGTTCATGCACTGCCATTTCGAGCGTCACGTGAGCTGGGGAATGGGGATGGTGTTCATTGTGAGGGACGGGCCGGGGCGCGACGAGAAGCTGCTGCCGCCACCGCCGGATATGCCACGCTGCTAATCTTGATCGAGATTAGATTAAAGAGTcgagatttatttttatttttatttttacttttttcggGACGACCTGGAAACACAGTCAGCGAAATGAGTAGTAAATAAGATGATGTATTGATCTATTGTTTGGGGGTTTTACTATTtgtttgtaactttttttattcttgtaATGGAATAAAAGTCTTGATTTCATGTTCATTGGATTATGtttggttttaatttgtttactaGTACTTGCTACTTTATGGGTGGgaactttgcatttttcttttgtcatagttgttgaaacttgaaagtataataaataaaag is drawn from Salvia hispanica cultivar TCC Black 2014 chromosome 6, UniMelb_Shisp_WGS_1.0, whole genome shotgun sequence and contains these coding sequences:
- the LOC125192457 gene encoding laccase-14-like, which encodes MLSASKLLFLCFLGIVLLGGVTPSHAAVRRYRFELRNSTHSRLCTNKTMLTINGQFPGPTIYARRGDLVIVDLINRADHNITIHWHGVKMPRYPWSDGPEFVTQCPVSPGTRFSQRIVLSDEEGTLWWHAHSEWYRNSVYGALVILPPRRESYPFPKPHHEVPILLGDWFNGDIQEIMEEFLGSGSDPEVSNSFLINGQPGDLYPCSRQDTFRLKVESGKTYLLRIVNAVMNNIMFFKIANHNVTVVGTDAAYTKRLTSDYIAISPGQTMDLLLVANQPPSHYYMASRAYASGGDFDNTTTTAILEYAGNYTPPASPALPSFPPFNSTAASHNFTTQLRSLANKKYPVDVPKNISDILFFTLSINLRPCANDSCEGPFSERLMASVNNVTLQLPRTDFLQAYYRRINGVYTTDFPDNPAFPFNYTQQTIPRDLARPQNGTSVNILDFNATVELVFQGTNLVGGIDHPMHLHGYSFYVVGSGFGNFNRTRDPPNYNLVDPPLMETIAVPRNGWTAIRFKANNPGVWFMHCHFERHVSWGMGMVFIVRDGPGRDEKLLPPPPDMPRC